The nucleotide sequence TCAGCGGGGAAGCGCCCTGCCTGGTCGACTGCAGTGACAATAACGAACAGGCGGACTTCGTCGTGCAGCAGGTGCTCGAACACCGGGAAGCCGGGATTCCCCTGAATCAGCAGGCGGTCCTGTTCCGGGCTTCACACCACAGTCTTTCGCTGGAAGTTGAACTGGCGCGACGCAATATCGCCTATCACAAATATGGCGGCTTAAAGTTTATTGAAACTGCGCACGTCAAAGACCTGATGGCGTATCTGCGTCTGGCTGAAAATCCCCGCGATGCCGTCTCGGGATTGCGAGTACTGACGTTACTGCCGGGCATTGGCCAGAAAAAAGCACAACAGCTGATCAACCTGCTGGCGGAATCGCAGTTTCGCTTTGATGCCTGGTCGGAATTCAAACCGCCGGCAGCGACGGTTGAGCACTGGCCTCTGTTTGTGCGGCTGATGAAAAACCTGAGTTCTCCCCAATCAGAAAAACGGGGCATCTCGGCGGAAGTGCATCAGGTGCGCACGTTTTACAGTCCCCTGCTCGACCAGCAATACGATAACGCGACATCGCGTCAACGGGATCTGGAACAGTTGGAACAGGTTGCCAGTCGCTTCAGCAGTCGCATGAGTTTTCTGGAAGAGATTACCCTTGACCCACCCAGTTCCACGCAGGATGTCTCAGCCGCCAGCGGCGCGGATGACGATGATTTCCTGGTACTGAGTACGATTCACTCGTCAAAAGGTCTGGAATGGGACGCAGTCTACGTGCTGCAGGCCGCCGATGGCAGTATTCCGTCAGAGATGTCACTGGAAAGCGAAGACGAAATCGACGAAGAACGCCGTCTGTTTTATGTCGCGTTGACGCGGGCGAAAAACTGGCTGTATGTCTGCTTTCCTCATCGGCAGTATTTCCAGAATCGTCGCTGGAACCAGGCACACAGTTATGCCCAGCTGACACGGTTTGTTTCACCAAAGACGATCTCGCTGTTTCAGCGACGACCGGCGTTCAGTGCCGATGCGCTGGATACTCCCCAGGAAGCCGAGATCGAAACGACAGCAGAAGACATCCGCAAGAACATCCGCAACATGTGGTCTGCCTGAAGCTACTCTTGCCTGTCTTCCGTTTCTTCATTCGATTTTTCATGTGTCGCAGAATCTTCAGCTGGAGTAGACTCTGTAGAAGCCGTCTCAATCGATTCTGCAGCTCCCGGGTTCTCGCTTGCCACTTCGGGTGGAGTCACGTTCGGCTCGGAAGCAACTTCTTCCTGCCGCGTTTCATCGGCGTCATCTGTTTCCTCAGCTGAATCGGATTGTGTCCCGACTGCCTGTTCCCAGGGTGACTTCTTCCGCGGCGGAGGAGGGCCGGGAAACTGATAGTAAATGCATTCTATCCGACCGTTATACAGTTTGCGGCGGCGGGCCTTTTGTTCGTAAATGCGTTCGAAGCCCGGATGCGAGGTAATTACATAAATTGACCACATCTTCAGTGGCGCAAATACCCGTTTCATTTCACGGTAAATGACTTCGGCGTCTGCTTTATCGCCCAGTCGTTCGCCGTACGGAGGGTTGGTAATGATACAGCCATACTTGCGGGGTGTGCTGAATTCGGAAAGTGGCTGATCCTGAAAATGAATGAATTCTTCCATGCCGGCCTGCTGCGCATGATAGCGGGCCATGCGAATCATGGCAGGATCAATATCGTAGCCTTGCAGTCGATAGTCGATATCAGTTCGTGCGAGCGCGCGCGCTTCCTCGCGGGCCGCTTCCCACATTTCGGGGGGCAACTGTTGCCAGCCTTCGGCGGCAAACTCACGGTTGAGGCCCGGCGCCGTGTTCGTACCAATCAGGGCGGCTTCGATGGCAATCGTACCCGTGCCACAACAGGGATCAACAAACGGCCGTTCGCGATTCCAATAGCTGAGCTGGACCAGACCTGCTGCCAGCGTCTCCTTAATCTGCGCGCCGGCGGCGAGCTTGCGATAACCGCGTTTATGCAGTCCTGGGCCGGTGGTGTCGATGCAGACGGAAGCCTTGTCTTTCAGAATCGACAGGCTGACCGAGTACAGCGGGCCATCTTCGGGAAACCAGTCTTTGATGTAATGATCCTTCAGGCGTTCGGCAATCGCTTTCTTAACCAGTTTCTGACAGTTCTTGGGACTGTTGATTTTGGAACGGACTGCGGTGGCTCGGACAGGAAACTGGGCGGAAGGGGGCAGCCAGCGTTCCCATTCGATGTCGCGGATTTCGTCGAACAGGTCATCAAAGTCGAGCGCCGTGAATTCCGCCAGGCTGAGCAGCACCCGGTCGGCACTACGGAGCCAGAGATTGCAGTGACAGATCGCAGCAAGATCGCCTTGAAAGGTGATGCGGCCATTTTCAATGGTCTGCTCTTCGTATCCCAGTTGTTTCAGTTCGCGCGAAACCACGGCTTCCAGGCCGAAAGCGGTAGTAGCAACGAGTGTGAGCGGCTCGGACATATTCAACGGGGATCTCTTTCGATTTCAGTAAATCAGGCAAATCTGGTAGAAAAAGGGTCGGTCTCAGTTCATACTACTATAAAATAGCTTTCCTCGAAATCTACAGGACAACGGATCATAAAGAAGGTTTTCAACATGCGGAATACTCCCTCCCCTTATAATCGGCTTCCCCGCCGTGATTTCCTGAAACAGACCGCCGCGCAGGTATTAACGGGTACAGCAGTCGCCGGTATCCTGCAGTCACAACACGGCTTACAGGCAGGCGAGGATTCCAAAGCGAAATCAAAGCCGGCCGCCGCCTATCAGCTGGGTGCCTTCACCAAGAGCTTCCAGGACATGCCGATCCCTGATGTCTGCCGGGCGTTCCAGTCCATCGGCCTGGATGGACTCGATCTGACCGTACGACCCAAAGGTCACATTCTGCCCGAAAACGCGGAGCAGGAACTGCCGCAGGCATGTGCGGCAGCGAAAGAGGCGGGCGTGAAAATCCTGTTTCTGACGACCATGATCGACGAGCCCGACAAAAACGCCGAACGTATTCTGGCGACCGCCCGGGAACAGGGCATCGACCGCGTCAAAATCGGTTATTACCGCTATAAAACGTTTGGCACACTGGCGCAGCAGTTGAAAGAGACCACAAAAAAGATCGGCAAGGTTGCGAAGCTGTGTCAGAAATATGAGATCCTGCCCTGCGTGCATGTGCACTCGAATGCGTTTCTGCCTTCGCATGGCACACAACTGTATCAGTTGATTCAGGATTACTCGCCTCAGGAAGTCGGTGCGTACGTGGATATGCTGCACATGGTCAAAGAGGGGAGTGGCGACGGCTGGCGGCAGGGACTCGATCTGCTGGCCCCCTGGATCGCGTTGTGCGCCGTCAAGAATTTCTCATGGGAACGGGGCGAAGGACGTGACAAGCACGGTCACCAGAAATGGGAAGTTAAAACGGTTCCCGTCGCTGATGGAATTTCTCCCATTCCCGACTATGTCGCCGCACTGCGGAAGCTGGGCTATGAAGGGACGTTCTCTTTACACAGTGAATACAAAGGACGTCACAGCTGGAAGGAACTGTCGACCCAGGAATGCCTGGATCAGACCGCCGTCGATGCGAAGTATTTCCGCTCGCTGTGGTCGTAATTAATTTGAGATCATCGTACTATAAAACGGTACGGTGCCAGCTGTCGGTATTTGCTGCGGGCCTGTAAAAAATACCGGTGGCTGGCGCCATTCCGTTTAAGATGGTGTTGATTATGATACACGTTGGGATGGGCCTGAATAAAAATCGGGCCAAGCGCAGCGAGCAGGGAACTGACAGTGAGATCTTCGAATTGTCAAAGGAAATAGCAACCCAGAATTTAACAGAGGTCGATAACGTCTTTCCCGTTTGCAATCGTGTTATGATAGATTCCTGCTGTCGATGACAACCGCGAATTGCATTCTCGGCCCCCCGCTCCGTGGACCTGATAATTTTCTGAGAAGGAGGGAGCGCTTGTTTATGATTCGGAAAATCTTAGCTTCTCTCACCTGCCTGGTCGTCTGCCTCGTCGCTTTCACCGCACAGGCCGCTGACCGACCCAATATCATTCTGATCATGGTCGATGACATGGGCTTCTCTGACATCGGCTGTTATGGCGGCGAAATTGAAACGCCGAATATCGATGCACTGGCCGCGGGTGGTGTGCGTTTTTCCCAGTTTTATAATTCGGGTCGCTGCTGTCCCACGCGGGCGACTTTGATGACGGGCCTGCATCCACAGCAGACGGGAATTGGCTGGATGACCAACCCGCCCGGCGATACTCGCGGTTATTCCAAACCACCGGCGTACCAGGGTTACCTGAATCGCAAGTGCGTCACGCTGGCGGAAGTCTTAAAGCCGGCTGGTTATGCGACGTTGATGACGGGCAAATGGCATCTGGGCTTTAACGCGCAGGATCGCTGGCCGTTGCAGCGCGGGTTCGATAAATTTTTCGGCTGTGTCTCGGGAGCGACCCGGTTCTTTCATCCCGTCGTACCGCGGGGTATGACATTCGGGAATGAAGACATCGAAACCCCTGCGAGTACCACAGACCGCCGCTTCTATACTACCGACGCGTACACAGACTATGCGATTCGTTTTCTCAACGAACATCAACAGGCAAAAGAGACGCAGGACAAACCCTTCTTTCTGTACCTCGCTTACACCGCGCCGCATTGGCCTTTACAGGCACATGAAGAGGAAATCAGGAAGTATCGCGGCAAGTACAAGATCGGCTGGGACGAACTCCGCAAACAGCGTCTCGCGAAACAGAAAGAACTGGGACTGCTGCCGGAAGATACACAGCTTTCACCCCGCGACAGTGAGGTACCCCCCTGGGAAACTCTGAGTGAGAAAAAGCAGGACGAGATGGACCTTAAAATGGCCATCTATGCGGCGATGGTAGATCGCGTGGATCAGAACATCGGCAAACTGGTCAGTTCCCTGAAGGCGAGCGGGCAGTATGAGAATACGTTGATTCTGTTTCTTTCAGACAATGGGGGCTGTGCCGAGGGGGGCGTGCTGGGACGCGGCGAATTCTACGATGTGGAAAAACGCAATCTCGACCACAGCAACAGTTACGGCAAAGCGTGGGCGAATGCATCGAATACGCCGTTTCGACTGTATAAACATTTCGCACATGAAGGGGGTACGTCGACACCGTTCATCATGCATTGGCCGGCGGGGATCATACCGGAGAAACGCTGGATCACGGAACCGGCCCAGCTGATTGATATTATGCCAACGCTGATTGATGTGGCGGAAACAAAGTATCCCGAGACATTTAATGGGAATCCAATCCCGGCGCTGGATGGTATTTCACTGCGACCGATAATGCAGGGAGATCCGCTGAACCGGACCGAGCCGATTTTCATCGAGCATGAAAGTAATGCCTTCGTCAGAGCCGGTAACTGGAAACTGGTGGGGCGCGGCGTCTCGCCGGCAAAAGGCTATCAGCCACAGAAATGGGAACTCTACGATGTGCAGCTCGACCGCACGGAACTGAATAACCTGGCGGAGCGCAGGCGGGCCATCGTAGATGATCTGGTTCAGAAGTGGGAAGTCTGGGCAAAACGCGTGGGCGTGTATCCGAAGTAAAAATGGAATACGATTTTTGCTACCACGAAAAACACGAAATATTTTTTATGGCTGACTTCCAATAGCAGCTGTTTACAGGTCGCTGAATTCAATTCTTACTTTGTGATTCTTTGTTGAATTCAAATTCTTCGGCGGGGACGAGGCCGTCGTGGTCCTGGATGAAGGCTTTGTTTTTGGTTCTGTCCAGCATGCGTTCGCCATACTGCAGATTGAATGATTTGATCTGGAACTGGTCCGGGTTAATGGGTTGATTCAGTTTTGAATCGAGTAACGTATAAGTGCGGCGTGAGGTCAGCTCACGCTTACCGGCTGGTCTAAACTGGAAGTACTCAGTAACAACTTTCTCAGGCAGAGAAATGCCATCGACGTTTTTATAAGAGAATGTCTGGATCTGATCCGCGACAGTACCGCGTAAATGCTCAGATCTCACTGGATTAAATCTAAATCGGGAATCGTAAGTCACTTGACTAAATCTGGGAACGCCATTGGGCTTCCAGGGATTGTACTCGATCGTGACGATCAACTGCTTCTGCCCGTGTTCCAGTTTTCTTTCCGCGATGGTAACTCGCGGGGAAAACTTCTCCTGCTTTTCTTTTCCCTCTGCGCCACTGAGTACATTTGCGTATAATTCAAGGGTACGGGCAAAGCTGCCCGAGCTATTCCCCAACACTTCTGTTCTGGGATCAAAGAACCGCCCGTCCCGCTCTAATTCAAATTTCCATTTTCGGTACAGAATTCTGCCTCCGCCGATCTGTTTCTGAACACCATCGGGAAAACCAAAGACGGAACCGAAGCGTTCCTCGCTCAATTCGAGGCACTCTTCCCCTTTGACGACAATCCATTGTGCATTTAAAGTACTTTCGATTTTGGCTGGTACCGGTTGCAACTGATCGAGCTCATCGGGTTTTTCTGTCAGATAATAATTGACACGCAGTTTATCCTGCCGTTGGTCCAGCCAGAAAGGGAGCAGTCGATAAGTGCTCTCCCAGCGAACACCGACCTGGCCTATGGTGTTCCGTTTGATTTGCATATCTCTGACGTACGTATAAGTTCCCTGCCAGGTATGAATGGCATCAAGATTTGAGGTGAGCTGCTTCGCCAGGAAAACGAGTGTCTGTTGGATTTCTTCCGGGTTCAGTTGACGCCGTTGATCGTCAACCGGTTCTGCTGCAGGAACTGGTGACCGTAAACAGAGACTGAGTAACAGCAGTAGTATTGTGAATGACAGACGATCGGCCATATTTCACTCCGCGCTGAATTTTTTCATGAGAAAGAAACAGATACATTCGTCGATGCAGTGTAGCAGAAATTGAACCGTCGTGACAAATTTTTCTACCACGAAAAACACGAAATGACTCGAACAAGACGAAGCGGAGATTAAAATTCGCAGGGTTACACTTTTACCACGTTTTCTCTGACAGTTTCCTGCTCGCTGCGCTCGGCCCGAATTGCATTCGGGCCTACCCATCTGTTTGCGTTCGCCGCTGTGAACGGCTCTATTTCATTTCTCGTTAATCCACCCAGTGCAGGACGTTGCGGATGATGGACCAGCGTGGGGGGGCGGGGTTGATGGTTTCGCCGAGAATCCAGTATTTGTAGAGCGTGTCGAAGACGCCTTCTTTCTTTTTGAGTTCGAGCCAGACTTCCATGAATTCTTCAAATTCGATGTCGTGAGCGCCCAGGTAATACATGGGGACGCGAATATTTTTCTTGAAGGGATTGATCACCGAAAATTTCGGATACAGCAGCGTCCAGGCGGCACCTGTTTCAGCACTGGTCACCAGCAGATCGGCGTGAGAGGCATTGCCTTCAAAGAAATCTTCTTCCGAGTTGATGGAAACAAAGCTCGCATTGGGAAAGAACTCGTGGGCTTTTTCGTCGTAGAAACTGTTGGCGACGACCGCGATTTTCAGATCGGCGGAATGGCGTAATTTGTCGAACTCCAGGAAATCGACTTTGCGGAAGTCAGGCAGGACCAGTGCCAGCGTCACATCCATGTAAGAATCGGCAACGGGGAACGCGGTGGCCCGTTCGATGGTGCCTTCCAGACCGGACATGGCCAGATCGAAATGATCCTGATTCAGCTGACTGACCAGTGTTTGCGGGGTAAAGGGAACGAATTCGATATCAACTCCCAGGTCGAGTGCCAGTCGATGGGCCATATCGATGTCGAGGCCGACCAGTTGTCCGCGATCATTGAAGTAGGAAAAGGGAAGCCGCTTGGCGTCGAAGCCCAGCCGAATGGTCCCGCGACGGCGGATGCGATCGATGCGGGTTTCGCCGGACTGAATAGGATCGGGGTTGGAAGCGGATTCTTCCAGTACGATCTCTTTAACGCCGGGAAAGAGCAGTTGACGATCGGCGATCAGTGCTTTGGACTGGTAGACATCCTTGAAAGTGTAGTTGAGTACCGCATGAATGCTGGCAATGACGACACCCGCGACACACAATGAAAACAGCGACCAGGAGATGAAACGTTTCCACTGAATTTTAAGCGTGCCGGAAAGCGAAGCAGCGGCGAGGATCGCGAAGGAAAACAGGTAAACTGAACGCAGGGCATCCCCCAGACGAGTGGTGTAAATGCCGACCGCCAGATAAAGCTGAAAGATATCGTGCGGGATGTGCATCAGGTCAAGCAGCCAGGGAATGGTGACCGCTGGTTTCGCAAAGGAACCGGCCATGCCCAGCGAAAGGAAGCGGGGATATTCTTCGGGCAACATACTGGTACCATAAAACCAGGCAGAAAAAGGAATGAAGATCAACCCGACGATGCGTCCGAGATCGGGGAAGGGAAAGACAAGCGGAATCAGGACATCGGGTGAACCGCCGGTATCTTTTTTCTCCAGGTGATAGCGATCCAGAATTTCACGGGCCGCTTCAACAATGAGAGGCAGAACGGCGAAGGTACTGCCCAGTACAAACGATGCAATAACCGCGGTCTGCGAAACTTTGAGGGCATCCCAGTAACGGACCGGGGTGCAGACAGAAATCAGCATCGGAAGAATGCCGATCGCCAGCAGGAGTGTGGCAGCGGAGAAGGTAATCAGATACGCCTGGAGCAGTCCAAATTTTTCAAAGGGGAGCGTGCCCATGGCATAGGAGACGATGGCAAATATTCCGATGGGCGAAACGTGGACGATCATACGATTGAGCCGCATCAAGGCGTTGACGGCGACGGACAACGGTTCCAGCAGGCGTTCGCGTTTGGGAATGCCACTGATGGCGATGCCCATGCCGATGGAAAACAGTACGACCGCAGGGACCGCGTTATTGGCGAGTGAGAAAAAGGGATTCGAGGGGATGAACAGGTCGTAGAGGCTTTCGGTCTTCGGCCCATCAATGATACTGGTACTGAAGAATGCGCCTTTCTGCCAGAAGGGAAAGGAAAGCGACATCAGGCAGACACTAAACAAGCCGATACACCAGAGAATCAGCAGCAGCACGATGACAGTCAACGCCATGTTGCGAGTCTGTCGGATTGAGATGCGGCCCAGATTTAAAATCAGTGAAAGCGTGATGTAAGGCAAAACCGTCATCTGCAGCAGACCGATAAAGACATCGCCGACCGCTTTGAGTGGCGAACATAAGTCACCAAAAAAGAGTCCACACATTATCCCCAGCACCAGACTCGTCAGAATCCAGGTGGTTAAGCCGGGCTTAA is from Gimesia maris and encodes:
- a CDS encoding ATP-dependent helicase; amino-acid sequence: MSEIPPQLEDLFKQLNPEQQAAACHDTGPLLIIAGAGTGKTTTLSHRVAYLIAQGIDPSRILLLTFSRRAANEMVRRVDALLRAMSAGRENTASARSRSIWGGTFHSTAARLLRRYGQAIGLPDDFTIIDRSDAEDLMSALRSELDLGNNGKKFPRKGTLLEIYSRCVNTCSKLEPILERHYPWCLEHADELKKLFQAFVDRKEKQNILDYDDLLLFWHALAADPAGGKLLRGQFEAVLVDEYQDTNILQSGILKNICPDGEGLTVVGDDAQSIYSFRAATVRNILDFPQEYEGTTVVTLEENYRSTQPILQATNQIIDEAHERYEKNLWSSKISGEAPCLVDCSDNNEQADFVVQQVLEHREAGIPLNQQAVLFRASHHSLSLEVELARRNIAYHKYGGLKFIETAHVKDLMAYLRLAENPRDAVSGLRVLTLLPGIGQKKAQQLINLLAESQFRFDAWSEFKPPAATVEHWPLFVRLMKNLSSPQSEKRGISAEVHQVRTFYSPLLDQQYDNATSRQRDLEQLEQVASRFSSRMSFLEEITLDPPSSTQDVSAASGADDDDFLVLSTIHSSKGLEWDAVYVLQAADGSIPSEMSLESEDEIDEERRLFYVALTRAKNWLYVCFPHRQYFQNRRWNQAHSYAQLTRFVSPKTISLFQRRPAFSADALDTPQEAEIETTAEDIRKNIRNMWSA
- a CDS encoding THUMP domain-containing class I SAM-dependent RNA methyltransferase; amino-acid sequence: MSEPLTLVATTAFGLEAVVSRELKQLGYEEQTIENGRITFQGDLAAICHCNLWLRSADRVLLSLAEFTALDFDDLFDEIRDIEWERWLPPSAQFPVRATAVRSKINSPKNCQKLVKKAIAERLKDHYIKDWFPEDGPLYSVSLSILKDKASVCIDTTGPGLHKRGYRKLAAGAQIKETLAAGLVQLSYWNRERPFVDPCCGTGTIAIEAALIGTNTAPGLNREFAAEGWQQLPPEMWEAAREEARALARTDIDYRLQGYDIDPAMIRMARYHAQQAGMEEFIHFQDQPLSEFSTPRKYGCIITNPPYGERLGDKADAEVIYREMKRVFAPLKMWSIYVITSHPGFERIYEQKARRRKLYNGRIECIYYQFPGPPPPRKKSPWEQAVGTQSDSAEETDDADETRQEEVASEPNVTPPEVASENPGAAESIETASTESTPAEDSATHEKSNEETEDRQE
- a CDS encoding sugar phosphate isomerase/epimerase family protein; the encoded protein is MRNTPSPYNRLPRRDFLKQTAAQVLTGTAVAGILQSQHGLQAGEDSKAKSKPAAAYQLGAFTKSFQDMPIPDVCRAFQSIGLDGLDLTVRPKGHILPENAEQELPQACAAAKEAGVKILFLTTMIDEPDKNAERILATAREQGIDRVKIGYYRYKTFGTLAQQLKETTKKIGKVAKLCQKYEILPCVHVHSNAFLPSHGTQLYQLIQDYSPQEVGAYVDMLHMVKEGSGDGWRQGLDLLAPWIALCAVKNFSWERGEGRDKHGHQKWEVKTVPVADGISPIPDYVAALRKLGYEGTFSLHSEYKGRHSWKELSTQECLDQTAVDAKYFRSLWS
- a CDS encoding arylsulfatase; this encodes MIRKILASLTCLVVCLVAFTAQAADRPNIILIMVDDMGFSDIGCYGGEIETPNIDALAAGGVRFSQFYNSGRCCPTRATLMTGLHPQQTGIGWMTNPPGDTRGYSKPPAYQGYLNRKCVTLAEVLKPAGYATLMTGKWHLGFNAQDRWPLQRGFDKFFGCVSGATRFFHPVVPRGMTFGNEDIETPASTTDRRFYTTDAYTDYAIRFLNEHQQAKETQDKPFFLYLAYTAPHWPLQAHEEEIRKYRGKYKIGWDELRKQRLAKQKELGLLPEDTQLSPRDSEVPPWETLSEKKQDEMDLKMAIYAAMVDRVDQNIGKLVSSLKASGQYENTLILFLSDNGGCAEGGVLGRGEFYDVEKRNLDHSNSYGKAWANASNTPFRLYKHFAHEGGTSTPFIMHWPAGIIPEKRWITEPAQLIDIMPTLIDVAETKYPETFNGNPIPALDGISLRPIMQGDPLNRTEPIFIEHESNAFVRAGNWKLVGRGVSPAKGYQPQKWELYDVQLDRTELNNLAERRRAIVDDLVQKWEVWAKRVGVYPK
- a CDS encoding cation:dicarboxylate symporter family transporter, which codes for MGKVKQSHFKPGLTTWILTSLVLGIMCGLFFGDLCSPLKAVGDVFIGLLQMTVLPYITLSLILNLGRISIRQTRNMALTVIVLLLILWCIGLFSVCLMSLSFPFWQKGAFFSTSIIDGPKTESLYDLFIPSNPFFSLANNAVPAVVLFSIGMGIAISGIPKRERLLEPLSVAVNALMRLNRMIVHVSPIGIFAIVSYAMGTLPFEKFGLLQAYLITFSAATLLLAIGILPMLISVCTPVRYWDALKVSQTAVIASFVLGSTFAVLPLIVEAAREILDRYHLEKKDTGGSPDVLIPLVFPFPDLGRIVGLIFIPFSAWFYGTSMLPEEYPRFLSLGMAGSFAKPAVTIPWLLDLMHIPHDIFQLYLAVGIYTTRLGDALRSVYLFSFAILAAASLSGTLKIQWKRFISWSLFSLCVAGVVIASIHAVLNYTFKDVYQSKALIADRQLLFPGVKEIVLEESASNPDPIQSGETRIDRIRRRGTIRLGFDAKRLPFSYFNDRGQLVGLDIDMAHRLALDLGVDIEFVPFTPQTLVSQLNQDHFDLAMSGLEGTIERATAFPVADSYMDVTLALVLPDFRKVDFLEFDKLRHSADLKIAVVANSFYDEKAHEFFPNASFVSINSEEDFFEGNASHADLLVTSAETGAAWTLLYPKFSVINPFKKNIRVPMYYLGAHDIEFEEFMEVWLELKKKEGVFDTLYKYWILGETINPAPPRWSIIRNVLHWVD